AAGTTGAAATATACTTTCAGGGACGATTAGTCCGACAGGAATCTCGTTAAGACCGATCACAAAATTCCCCTCGGCCATAATCCGATAATCGCAACAGAGCGCCAGTACGCAGCCCCCAGCGGGACTATGACCCGATACTGCAGCAACTATTGGTTTTGGAAAAGCGGCTAGTAGCGATGTCGCTTCCAAAAATAAATTCCAGAATTCCCGAATCTGTTCTTCATTATATTGGAATAAGGTAATTAGATCGAGTCCCGCGCTAAAGAAGTTTTCCTTGCCAATCAATATTGCACCATAAATAGCTTCATTTTGTTGAGAGGATTCCAAGATGTCTATCAGTTCCTTCAATAGCTGTGTGTCGATGGCATTTGACTTTCCCCTGTCGAGAAAAATACTTAAGATATGATCTTCTATTTTGGTTTTAATATGTTCCATAACCGTGTTTTTAAATTTAACGATTTGTTTGCACTGCTATTGTGGTTTTACCGCTATTAAATATTCAAGATGAGCAATTTTGCCATCCATGCTTATTCCCTCAACGGTTAGTTTGTAAGTCCCGGGTTCGTCAGAAGTGAAGAATTCGAAATGTGTTTTCCCATCTTTTGGCGTGATTAGATTGGGTTCCCAGGCGATTGTTGTCCTTAGGTCGCGTGTAAGCTTATTTTGGATTGTTGCATCGTATTGAGGTTTGAAAAAGGTTCGGGGTACGTATAGCCCTTTTGGCGTGATGGTTACAATGCCTGTGGGGGTATAAGATGAGGAGATGGCATCTCCCGATTTACTGGTAATCACGATAACACCGTTGCCCCCGTAGCTTCCGTATATGGCCGTGTTGCCTGCACTGCGAAGGACCTCAATACTAGAAATATCGGCGACATTGATCATATCAATTTGTTCGGGCTCAATATACATCCCATCAAGGACAATTTGCATGGGACTCCCGCCATTTAATCCCATGGATCTTGTGCTGTAAGGGACACCATTTCGGAACATAACACCAACTAATCGACCCGCGAGACATTGCTCCAGTGTCGTACAGGAGGAAAGGTCTTCGGCTGAAATGACTTGATCGGCATTTCCCGGCCCATTGAGGTTTCTGGAGTTCTTGTCAGCTTTATTTGTTCTTACCCGATTGACCTGTACCTCTTCCAATCGAATGCTCTTCTGAATTATGCCCGCGGCTTCCAATTCGCTAAGAAACTGTTGACTATTTTTCAGTTGTGTTAGTAAGTTGGTATTGATGTCGTTAAGCAATAAGGGTTGATCTTTACTCGTAGTTGTTGTAGGGTTGAGCGGGTTGTCGATAACAATGTCAACTCTTTTTTTCTCTTTAGGGCCATCACCTGTCACAATAAACTTGACGCTGTCTGCAAATAAAAGTTCGTCAAATGAAAATCGGCCATTATTATCGGCCAGCGTATCTATACTCAGCAACATGTTGCTCGTCGGTATAATTGTTACTTTGGCATTTGGAACTACGGCTTTTCGGGCCGTTTTCTTGATGGTCCCAGCTATGGTAAGTCCTTTTTCAGGAAGGAACGCAGCGGTTGCTGTACTTGTATAATTCTTCCAGTCCAACTTGCGCCAACCTTGGATAAGCATGAGATTGTCCAGTTCTGTCAGCTTGATGTTCGTTAAATCCTCAAAATAATAATTGGGACGTTCAATAAAGCCGCGAAGATCAGATTTCAATAGAAGCTCCGAGACAATAGATGAATAATAGCGATCTGTTGCAGAATCAACCTTGCTAAGGTTTACCACAGATGCAGAGAGCGCTGCAAACCTCGTGGTGTCACTCTCTTCATAGTTAACGGAAAGATCTGCGATCACTTTATCACGTGTTGTGAAGCTGGGTTTGTTGAGTTCTACGGATACTGGAAGTAAAGTCGATGTCGTATTGTAGTTAAACATCAGTCTTTCCACAATAGGAATCATTTGGTCTGTTAAGACGGATAACTGTAAAACTCCGGATGGCAGGTTTTTTTTGGGGATATTGAATAAAATGTCCGTTCCATTTAGTTTTTGCTTAGCGGCATGAAGAACAAGGCCATTGTATTGGGCGACTAGATAAATATCTTTGCCATTGACCAGGTCTGCAGTAGCGGAAAGTTGTGCTGCAATCTTATCTTTTAGTACCGAATTTACCGTTAGAACATATCCGGAATTTCGTACAGGCGGTAAAGAGGCACTTGTTGACGATCCATCTTCGAAAAGGGCTGTGGCGACGTATTTTTTTTCCGTCTGTAAGACGAGCGGGATACTTCCCATTCCCAGTGAATTTGTTTCAAAATCTGCAACAGTTGTCTGGTTTTCTTCTACTATGGTTATTTTTGCTTTTTTTCCCAAACCGTTAGGAGCAAGGATTTTGAACCCCGTTTTACATAATATATTGTTGACCAGTTCGCCACTTTCCGGGAAAATCTGGATGCTATTTTGATTGTTTGGATCCGGGATGACAAAACTTTTTAAAATACGTCTTTTATCCAGCGAAAGAAATTGTAAAGACAGCGTCCCGCCTTTAAACTCATCTTTCAATTCCAGCGCTATTGTTCCATTATCATTCGATTTTAATCGGCCGGATTTCTCTTTATTGTTGTTCGGTTGTAGGGTATAACTGATGTTGTTATTAATCAGCGGAGCTCCCTGTATCGTTTTGAGATTAACCTGGAACATGTTTTCTGTTCCGTTTTTGATCAGTTCACTTCTCGTGATGATATGATCAGATCGACCATTGGTAATGGGAACGACGCGTTCGTAGAAATTGGCTATTGAGTCATTTTGCATCCATCGGGTAAATGATCTAACGCGGTAGGAGCCTTCTTCCAAGGTGTCGGGCAGACTGAAGTCGCCCATACTTAGACCGAGTGTAATTGGAATTTTGATACTTTTAATGATCTTATTGGTTGGAGAAATCAATTCTACATTAGCAATTTTACTGATGTTGCTCAAATAATTAAATGGGGCGGTGGTACAGTATAGTTTAAACCAGATGGTTTCTCCAGCCGAATAATCATTTTTGTCCAAATGGAGATAAATCTTTTCCTTGATGTGCTGTTCATGGTAAGTATCCAGTTTCTGCAAGGTCTGATCGATCTGGGCCGACGCCAGGAAAGCGAATAGCAAGCAATTTACTAACAGCAGTAATTTAGCGTACATATGACTAATGTTTTATGAAAATTAGAAAATATTTTTCCTTTAATCAATTTATAAATCAAAATATTAGTCTCATTTTAAACGATCTGATGCCTTAAAATTAGCATAAAAAAAATATCTTTGTGTTATGAATATCCTAATAATCGGTTCAGGAGGTCGTGAATCCGCCTTCGCCTATAAGTTGTCGAAAAGTCCACGTTTAGACCAATTGTTTATTGCTCCAGGAAATGCTGGAACAGGTGCGTATGGTCAGAATATAAATATTAAAGTGACCGACTTTGCTGCTATTGCTTCCTTCGTTTTGGAGAATAACGTGCAAATGGTGCTCGTCGGTCCCGAAGAACCTTTGGTAAAAGGTATTCATGATTATTTTTTAAATCGGGAAGATTTAAAAAATATCCCGGTAATAGGGCCACAACAGGAAGGGGCTCAATTGGAGGGCTCAAAAGATTTTTCAAAGCAATTTATGGATCGCCATGGCGTACCTACTGCCGCTTCAAGATCGTTTGATGCAACATCATTGGAAGATGGATTGGCTTACCTTGAAACGCAAAAATTGCCGATTGTGCTTAAAGCTGATGGTTTAGCCGCAGGCAAAGGAGTATTGATCTGTGAGACTCTTGAGGATGCTAAAGCTGAGCTAAAAGCGATGATCGCAGATTCAAAGTTTGGAGAAGCTAGCCGGGTGGTGGTTGTTGAAGAATTTTTAAAGGGAATTGAATTGTCTGTTTTTGTTTTGACAGATGGGAATTCATATAAAGTGCTTCCTTCTGCAAAAGATTATAAACGCATCGGGGAAGGTGATACAGGCTTAAACACGGGAGGCATGGGATCGATATCTCCGGTTCCTTTTGCCGATGAGACATTTTTGAATAAAGTGGAAGAACGTATTATCAGACCGACAGTTGAAGGACTTAAAAAAGATGGTATTCCGTATAAAGGATTTATTTTTATCGGTCTGATGAATGTGGAAGGGGAACCCTATGTCATCGAGTATAATGTTCGTATGGGGGATCCAGAGACTGAGTCCGTTTTGCCGCGTATAGAATCGGATCTATTGGATTTACTGGAGGGGGTGGCACAAGGCAATTTGGATCAACGTTCTTATACGGTATCTCCTAAAACTGCTGTAACGGTTATGTTGGTTGCGGGAGGTTATCCTGGAGATTATGAGTCGGGAAAAGAGATCGTCAATATTGAAAATGTCAAAGAATCGATCGTATTTCAAGCAGGTACGAGGGAGGTGGATGGTAAGATTGTTACTGCAGGGGGACGTGTAATTGCTGTTACCACATTGCAAGATTCGCTGTTTGAAGCCCTTCAGCAGGCAACTGCAGATGCCGGAAGGATATATTTTGAAGGTAAATACTTCAGAAGAGATATCGGTTTCGACCTTATTTAAAAAATATTTAAAATTATTTTTGGAATACTGATTTTAAGGTCTATATTTGCAACTCCAAAAACAACAATGTTATTGGAGTTGCATAAAAAGGCCCGTTCGTCTAGGGGTTAGGACGCAAGATTTTCATTCTTGAAACAGGGGTTCGATTCCCCTACGGGCTACAAAAGATAAAACCTGCAAATATTTGCAGGTTTTTTTGTTTTTGATATATACTGGCGCTTAACCTATAAGAGCTTTTGCTTTAGCATATCCAAGCTCAATCCCTGCATGCTCGAAAGTGACTTGTAGTCATATTCACCATTGGGATTAAGTAGGATATATGAAGGGAACCCTCCTTTCTCGAAGATATTCATGATCTCAGTCAAAACTTTTGAATCAACAAAAAGATGTGTGCCCGGCTGATTTAATTCCAATACTTTATTTTGCCATTTTTGTTCGTTTGATCCCGAGGAGGTACAGAGATATACAAATTCAATTGGTAATTCGGCGACTTGTGATTCAGCATGTAATTTTTTACTATAGGGCATAGCCTGGATGCAGGGAATACACCAAGTCGCCCATAGATCAATGATAACCAGCTTTCCTGCGAAGACAGACTTTAACGTTTTAAGAAGATCCTCACCAGACTTATGTTGGTCAATATAAAGAGTGCTACCAGAGCTCGTCTTTATAATTAGTTTTCCCAAAGTTGAATCCTCAGGTTGAATAACCGCTGATGCAGCACTGATAGAATCAATTTGAGCGATCTTTCTTGTTAACGCCTTAATTTGTGAATCTAAATAATCTTTGGACCAACTAGTATGTAGTGTCGGTCTTAATTCTTTATAGAGCTTACATTGCTCTTTGATATCTCTATCTTCAAATTGTAATTTTAGCAGATCTGCATAAAAGGAGGGAAGCACTTCGTCGTAATATAACGCTACATTTATGAAACTAAATTTTTTCTTTGTTTTTTTAAAACCTACAACTTGCATGTAATAATTCAGAAACTGGAAGTATTCATGCGAATTATTTGATATGGAATAGACGGGAGTGAGCAATTCACTGATTGTGTCTACTTGTATTGAATTTCGAAATAGATATTTAAGCTTCTTCGCATAATAGATTGATTTTGTTTCCCCCTCAATCAATGTTTGATAAGTGTTGCTAAATTTCGCATAAAATTTCTTATTGATTTGTTGTTGAATGGCAAAAATGCTGTCTAATTTCGCTATATAGTTATTATCTTCAGTAGCGATTGAACTTATTTTGTCGGAAAAATTTTCATTATATCTTTTATTGAAAAGGATATACTCATTCATAATCCGGTTTTTATCACCATCTTTTCCACTGAATTTTACTCCATCACCTGTCATATAGACAGATTTTTTCTTTAATTTATCTAGATCAAAAGTGATTTCAAGGTATTCATCACTATAGAGACAGGTATATACATAATCACCAAATGTAAACCAGATCTGACGATTTGGAAGTTTATCCGATAATGTAATAAGAAAAGATCCATCTTGATCTAGTTTGATGTTATAGGAAGATTGCATTGGATTTCCGATGTTGACAAGACTGTACTTGATCATTATATCCTGTAGGTCATTAGTCGAACCATTGAGTACGCGTCCCTTAATTTGGGGGTATGATTTTTTCAAAGAGTGTTGACTATAATTAGGGGTCGTTATTGGAAAATCATCTGACTTGGTTTGCCCTAAGGTATTTAAAGGGATAATAAAAATGAGGAGATAAAATAGATTAATTTTCATAATTCGTTTTTGATTTACTTAAAATTTTAAATACAGATTCCTTCTTTTGTCTTGCGATAGGCACTATTGAATGATCTTTCATTAAAATATAGGCTGATTGTCGCTTGTTGATCGATAAAACATGTTCTGAATTAATAAGATGGCTTTGATGTGTGCGGATAAAACCGTATGCATGGAGCATATCATCATATTCTTTAAGTGTTTTACTGATAATGATCGGTCTACGGCCAGTAAGATATATTTCTGTGTAATTATTGTCTGCCTGACAGCGGATGATATCCGAAATAGATACATATAGCGTTTCTCTCCCTGTCGGCAGGGCTATTTTGTGGGTCTTTCGCTGTTTGTTCGTAAGATTTTGAATTAGGTTTTCTAGACTTAAATTGTATTTTTTTAATTTAATTTTCGATATAGCTTTCTCTAACGCAGTTTCTAGCTCCGCAAAATTGAGTGGCTTTAAGAGATAATCTAATGCTGAAAATTTAATCGCCTGAATACCAAATCTGTCATATGCTGTGACGAAAATAACTTCGAAATCTCTGTTCTCTAGCGCTTGTAATAAATCAAAACCATTTTTATCTGGCATTTGGATATCAAGAAAAACCAATTCGGGTTTTTGATTATTAATCAAAACAGTTGCCTCTTCAACGTGTATAGCGGTGCCTACTAAACGTAAAGTACTCCCAAATTTATCTAAGTATCTTTTTAATATTTCGATGTTGTTGATCTCATCATCTACAATTATATAGTCGATCATCGTATTATATGTTAGCTATCCAATGGGAAATGACAATACAGATTTCTGTAATGCTTGAACTTGTTGTGATTTGTATTTGGAAGGAGTTTTCTGGATAAAGCTGTTCTAAAAGAGCCAATCGTTCCTTGGTTAATCTTAGGCCATACCCACCCGTGGACTCGACAGTCTTCGTATTAAATTTCGCTCCGTTGTCAGCTACACCGAGTACGAGATCATGTCCTTGTTGGTCGATTGTGACCACAATTTTTCCCTGAGAACCTAGCGTTGAAATGCCATGTTTTACAGCATTTTCCACAATTGGCTGAAGTAATATGTTTGGAATGTCAATCAAATCATTATGGATTTTTAAATTATTCACTATGTCATACTGGAATCCAAATCTCAATTGTTCCATTTGTAAGTAATCATCTAATATTTGGAGCTCTTCGCTGAGTGTATTCATTTCTTTTTCTGCATTCTCTAAAGTGGCCCTTGTTAATGAAGAGAATTTAGTCAGGTAATGATGGGTACCTTTGAAGTCCTTCTTTTGGATTAAGTTCTGTATAGAGTTAATGGCGTTAAACATAAAATGAGGATTTAATTGAGATTGTATATTTTTGATTTGAAGAGTAAGCGTTTGCCGTTTTTGCTCAACCTTTACGAGACGTTTACGCGTTCTATGTCGAAGTGTAAAAAAAGCAATAATAATGATTATTAGGCTAATGAGAGTTGTTGGCCATAAGATGGGCCAGAGCATGGAGGAAAATTGTTGTGGAGGTTGTACAATATGATAAGGTATTCTCAGAATCTCATTGGTATCGTAGGTATTAATGTCTCCTGTTTTATGGATCAGCAATTCGTATTCCCCTATTTCATTCAGATATTTATTGGAAACTTCAAATTTTTTAGCTTGTGTCCACCATTCAAGCTGAATGGTGTCAGCGCTATTTTTTATCTTTTTGATCAATTGGACAGAATAAGGAGTTGTAGCATGGTTCTCAAATTCGAGATTTAGCGAAGTGACGCTGTCTTTATTGAAAGTAAGATCTAAGGGCGCGCCAGTATATTCGTCGTATTGGTGCACATAACCTTTATTAGATGATCGATCTAGTAGATTAAAATAACCATATTCACTCGGCCCACGAGCGATGATTTGCTCGAGTATAGGGCGTTTATTTTTCCGCCAATCCAAGATGTATCCGTCTCTAATGCCGTAAATTTTTCTGTGTCTGACCTCAACTAAAATTAACTTTCCAGGATAATTGAACGTGCCAATTGCACCAAAAGGGACTTTGGCGCCATATTTCATAGAAAGTGTGGGGATAGGGGCCCAAGGTGTGAGTTCGATGCTATCATTTTCGACAACTCGATAAAGAAAATCCTTATAATTATTTTTATTGATACCCATAGCTATGATTATAGCATCAGAACTGTCCGGTATAAAATAGCTATGATAGGTCTTAGATAGGTTTTGAACCTTAGGCGAGATAAAGTTTTTGAGCTTCGGATTTAGTTTTATACCTAAAAGAATCGGTGAATTAGGTATTTGCCTTAAGCCCTTGCCCGGCAATGTTTTATTGTTGTCAAAGTCCTCGAAGATATGCGATATATATTTGTCAGATTTTACAAAGACGATATCACTTCTTACCATCATCCGTTTATCTGTAGAATAGCCATTAAAATGAAAATTTTCTCCAAAATAATAGTCATTGCCTTGTGGGTCTTGTGCTGAAGTTCTGAAAATTTGAATTAATAAAAATATTAAGAATAGCCTTTTCATTATTTATAGTTTATAAATCGAAAATGCTCAAAATATATTGAAACTGAGAATATGATTGAGGGTTTGGAATGATTTGCTGAGTATTTGGAAAATACACAGGTTAATAGCATCACTTTGTTGATACAAATAAGCACATTATTGAGAAAATTATATAGTATCAGCATCTTTACAATCCCTAAATTTGAGTAATCAATTATAGAAAGAAAACCTTAGAGAAGCATTTAGAAATTCAAATCAGAAATCATTCATCCATTTTCTTTGTGAAAGAAAAATAATGTAGAACGTTGGAATGGGAGCTGATAAGGTCAATAATCTATTGTGTGTATAAAATAGAAAATTAGTAGAAAAGTAATTTTAAAAACCGGAAGACTTTGAAGCGATTGTCCTAGAGTCTTTTTTTAGCTTAAGAAAGCTAATACCATTTAGCTTTATATAAAAGTAACCAATTATGTGGAAATTAAAACTAAGCGTTCGCTCAATGATGAGGCGGGCCTCAATCCGTTCGTCCTAAAAATACCCTCTAAAATAGCTGTTATGCTGACGAAATTTTAATGGATGTATCAGAAGATCAAAGAATCTGGTATTCATTGCGACGATATAGTAATGTTTATAGAATAAATTCTAACCTATTAAAAAAAACTTATGAAAACTAAACAAATAGCGACTAATAGTTGGTTTCTAAATCGGATGATTTGGCCCATTATGGTGCTTATTTTGAGTTTTGGAAGCTGTAAGAATGACAATCTTGGCAGTATTTCAGAAGGTGTGCCCTTTGATCCGTCCAAACCGGTTGTTGTCTCGGACTTCACTCCAAAATCCGGAGGAATGGGACAGCGACTCATAATCTATGGTAAAAACTTTGGAAATGATCCAAAAAATGTAGCTGTTTTTATTGGAGGGAAAAAGGCTGTCGTTATTAATGCTTTGGGGGAGTCTCTTTACTGTCTCGTGCCAAAACAGGCTTTCAGAGGTGACATCGAAGTACGCGTTGGTGAGGAGGCGAGACCTGTCATCGGAAAGGCCGAGTCAAATTTTGATTATGAGCGTAAACTTGTTGTATCAACTTTGGCAGGTTATAGAAATGCTCGCGGCGATGAACCGTGGAAAGATGGGAAGTTTAAAGACGCGGATCAAAATCAGATGGCAAGTGGTTTTTGGCTTTCTTCTTTTATGAAGTTTGATCCATTAAATCCGAAGCACCTGTGGGTAACCTTCGATGATAACAATGGACTTTATCTCGTTAATTTTGAGGATAGTACAATTACTAAAAAGCGTTCGGATTTTTCTCGTCCACGTAGCGTTGATTTTTCTTTAGATGGTAACTACATGATTGTGGCCCAGGATCGTGGTGGAGAAAATGATGAATCTACTCTGCTTTTTTCGCGTGCCAGGAACTTTTTGGATAAAGAGGTATTGACAAGAAGTAAGCAATGTAATGGCGCATCTGTCCATCCGGTCAATGGCGAAATGTACTTTAATAGCTATGCGAAAGGAGAGTTTTACCGTTTCGACCTGAATCAATATTTCACCGATAAAACGACTAAGGCAGAGTTTCTATATGTCATTCAGGATCCGGAATGGGAATACCGAGCATTGATTCATCCAAGTGGAAATTACGCTTATATTTTGGTTATTAACCAAGGCTATATTATGCGTGCCGATTACAATTGGGAAAAGAAACGTTTTAACCAGCCTTATCTTGTTTGTGGAAAAGTCAGGGAGTCGGGATACAAGGATGGTGTCGGTTCATCCGCTCGTGTCAATCAGCCTTACCAAGGAGTATTTGTGAAAAATCAAGCCTATGTAGAAGCAGGTAAGCCAGATC
The Sphingobacterium multivorum genome window above contains:
- the purD gene encoding phosphoribosylamine--glycine ligase; the protein is MNILIIGSGGRESAFAYKLSKSPRLDQLFIAPGNAGTGAYGQNINIKVTDFAAIASFVLENNVQMVLVGPEEPLVKGIHDYFLNREDLKNIPVIGPQQEGAQLEGSKDFSKQFMDRHGVPTAASRSFDATSLEDGLAYLETQKLPIVLKADGLAAGKGVLICETLEDAKAELKAMIADSKFGEASRVVVVEEFLKGIELSVFVLTDGNSYKVLPSAKDYKRIGEGDTGLNTGGMGSISPVPFADETFLNKVEERIIRPTVEGLKKDGIPYKGFIFIGLMNVEGEPYVIEYNVRMGDPETESVLPRIESDLLDLLEGVAQGNLDQRSYTVSPKTAVTVMLVAGGYPGDYESGKEIVNIENVKESIVFQAGTREVDGKIVTAGGRVIAVTTLQDSLFEALQQATADAGRIYFEGKYFRRDIGFDLI
- a CDS encoding IPT/TIG domain-containing protein, producing the protein MKTKQIATNSWFLNRMIWPIMVLILSFGSCKNDNLGSISEGVPFDPSKPVVVSDFTPKSGGMGQRLIIYGKNFGNDPKNVAVFIGGKKAVVINALGESLYCLVPKQAFRGDIEVRVGEEARPVIGKAESNFDYERKLVVSTLAGYRNARGDEPWKDGKFKDADQNQMASGFWLSSFMKFDPLNPKHLWVTFDDNNGLYLVNFEDSTITKKRSDFSRPRSVDFSLDGNYMIVAQDRGGENDESTLLFSRARNFLDKEVLTRSKQCNGASVHPVNGEMYFNSYAKGEFYRFDLNQYFTDKTTKAEFLYVIQDPEWEYRALIHPSGNYAYILVINQGYIMRADYNWEKKRFNQPYLVCGKVRESGYKDGVGSSARVNQPYQGVFVKNQAYVEAGKPDQYDFYFTDLMNHAIRVLTPEGAVTTFAGRGSSSLNSNPYGYVNGDLREEARFDRPSGIAYNEKEGAFYIGDRENRRIRKIALEEMDENNQD
- a CDS encoding sensor histidine kinase, producing the protein MKRLFLIFLLIQIFRTSAQDPQGNDYYFGENFHFNGYSTDKRMMVRSDIVFVKSDKYISHIFEDFDNNKTLPGKGLRQIPNSPILLGIKLNPKLKNFISPKVQNLSKTYHSYFIPDSSDAIIIAMGINKNNYKDFLYRVVENDSIELTPWAPIPTLSMKYGAKVPFGAIGTFNYPGKLILVEVRHRKIYGIRDGYILDWRKNKRPILEQIIARGPSEYGYFNLLDRSSNKGYVHQYDEYTGAPLDLTFNKDSVTSLNLEFENHATTPYSVQLIKKIKNSADTIQLEWWTQAKKFEVSNKYLNEIGEYELLIHKTGDINTYDTNEILRIPYHIVQPPQQFSSMLWPILWPTTLISLIIIIIAFFTLRHRTRKRLVKVEQKRQTLTLQIKNIQSQLNPHFMFNAINSIQNLIQKKDFKGTHHYLTKFSSLTRATLENAEKEMNTLSEELQILDDYLQMEQLRFGFQYDIVNNLKIHNDLIDIPNILLQPIVENAVKHGISTLGSQGKIVVTIDQQGHDLVLGVADNGAKFNTKTVESTGGYGLRLTKERLALLEQLYPENSFQIQITTSSSITEICIVISHWIANI
- a CDS encoding carboxypeptidase-like regulatory domain-containing protein is translated as MYAKLLLLVNCLLFAFLASAQIDQTLQKLDTYHEQHIKEKIYLHLDKNDYSAGETIWFKLYCTTAPFNYLSNISKIANVELISPTNKIIKSIKIPITLGLSMGDFSLPDTLEEGSYRVRSFTRWMQNDSIANFYERVVPITNGRSDHIITRSELIKNGTENMFQVNLKTIQGAPLINNNISYTLQPNNNKEKSGRLKSNDNGTIALELKDEFKGGTLSLQFLSLDKRRILKSFVIPDPNNQNSIQIFPESGELVNNILCKTGFKILAPNGLGKKAKITIVEENQTTVADFETNSLGMGSIPLVLQTEKKYVATALFEDGSSTSASLPPVRNSGYVLTVNSVLKDKIAAQLSATADLVNGKDIYLVAQYNGLVLHAAKQKLNGTDILFNIPKKNLPSGVLQLSVLTDQMIPIVERLMFNYNTTSTLLPVSVELNKPSFTTRDKVIADLSVNYEESDTTRFAALSASVVNLSKVDSATDRYYSSIVSELLLKSDLRGFIERPNYYFEDLTNIKLTELDNLMLIQGWRKLDWKNYTSTATAAFLPEKGLTIAGTIKKTARKAVVPNAKVTIIPTSNMLLSIDTLADNNGRFSFDELLFADSVKFIVTGDGPKEKKRVDIVIDNPLNPTTTTSKDQPLLLNDINTNLLTQLKNSQQFLSELEAAGIIQKSIRLEEVQVNRVRTNKADKNSRNLNGPGNADQVISAEDLSSCTTLEQCLAGRLVGVMFRNGVPYSTRSMGLNGGSPMQIVLDGMYIEPEQIDMINVADISSIEVLRSAGNTAIYGSYGGNGVIVITSKSGDAISSSYTPTGIVTITPKGLYVPRTFFKPQYDATIQNKLTRDLRTTIAWEPNLITPKDGKTHFEFFTSDEPGTYKLTVEGISMDGKIAHLEYLIAVKPQ
- a CDS encoding LytR/AlgR family response regulator transcription factor → MIDYIIVDDEINNIEILKRYLDKFGSTLRLVGTAIHVEEATVLINNQKPELVFLDIQMPDKNGFDLLQALENRDFEVIFVTAYDRFGIQAIKFSALDYLLKPLNFAELETALEKAISKIKLKKYNLSLENLIQNLTNKQRKTHKIALPTGRETLYVSISDIIRCQADNNYTEIYLTGRRPIIISKTLKEYDDMLHAYGFIRTHQSHLINSEHVLSINKRQSAYILMKDHSIVPIARQKKESVFKILSKSKTNYEN
- a CDS encoding TlpA family protein disulfide reductase, producing the protein MKINLFYLLIFIIPLNTLGQTKSDDFPITTPNYSQHSLKKSYPQIKGRVLNGSTNDLQDIMIKYSLVNIGNPMQSSYNIKLDQDGSFLITLSDKLPNRQIWFTFGDYVYTCLYSDEYLEITFDLDKLKKKSVYMTGDGVKFSGKDGDKNRIMNEYILFNKRYNENFSDKISSIATEDNNYIAKLDSIFAIQQQINKKFYAKFSNTYQTLIEGETKSIYYAKKLKYLFRNSIQVDTISELLTPVYSISNNSHEYFQFLNYYMQVVGFKKTKKKFSFINVALYYDEVLPSFYADLLKLQFEDRDIKEQCKLYKELRPTLHTSWSKDYLDSQIKALTRKIAQIDSISAASAVIQPEDSTLGKLIIKTSSGSTLYIDQHKSGEDLLKTLKSVFAGKLVIIDLWATWCIPCIQAMPYSKKLHAESQVAELPIEFVYLCTSSGSNEQKWQNKVLELNQPGTHLFVDSKVLTEIMNIFEKGGFPSYILLNPNGEYDYKSLSSMQGLSLDMLKQKLL
- a CDS encoding enoyl-CoA hydratase/isomerase family protein; the protein is MEHIKTKIEDHILSIFLDRGKSNAIDTQLLKELIDILESSQQNEAIYGAILIGKENFFSAGLDLITLFQYNEEQIREFWNLFLEATSLLAAFPKPIVAAVSGHSPAGGCVLALCCDYRIMAEGNFVIGLNEIPVGLIVPESIFQLYAFWIGKRNAYQNLLEGKLLTPVEAKAQGLIDDIVPANILFNTATKKIKQITQFNQKTWQTSKLNFRKEIILKLRENREETIQRILEQWWLPSTRSILKSIIENLTSKK